The following coding sequences lie in one Heyndrickxia oleronia genomic window:
- a CDS encoding bifunctional diguanylate cyclase/phosphodiesterase yields the protein MRKEMYLEGSYNFYIVALSIVIAVLASFSALNIVGKISYTEGKAKFFWLLAGSFVMGSGVWSMHFVGMLALDYHMKMEYDVRLTLFSMLASFLSSLIAFYIMKEKDINWYKIVIGGVFMGGGIVTMHYMGMAAMKMNVEPSYDKVLLTLSVVIALVASFAALFLFYRFRSQSSSIWLKWLSAIVMGIAICGMHYTGMKAMRFHVHSHIMMDGEQITDSFLLYGVTVTIFIILFVSWGAVFFDRTVLEKLAYQDTITRLPNRNEMNRFFDTYSGNETIGVLFLDLDQFKLINDTLGHDFGDLLIHEVGNRLRKFIKSDQQVFRIGGDEFLIIIKECDQERAEHLAEKILMSVKAVYPIDGNELYVTGSIGISIGSIKESNRSMLLKTADTAMYRAKELGKNQYCVYNEIMGMKEIRKMELEKDLQRALEDNQFYLVYQPKWNVKTNSLVGFEALIRWNHPRLGIVSPNEFIPIAEETGIIVPITRWVLEEACHQCKQWQTPGKAHPVSVNLSLKLFQTDNLTDFVQLVLEKIELDPQLLELEITESMVLYDINDIIRQLEVIRGLGVKISMDDFGTGYSSIGLLDRIPIDSLKLDRLFTNDLETPSKRAIIHAILLMAETLQLDVIAEGVENKEHIESLTKLGCTIMQGYFYSKPMENKEVDKWIQSNELVPLN from the coding sequence ATGAGAAAAGAAATGTATTTAGAGGGAAGTTATAACTTCTATATTGTAGCTCTTTCAATTGTTATAGCAGTATTGGCATCATTTTCTGCACTGAATATCGTAGGGAAAATTTCATATACAGAGGGAAAGGCGAAATTTTTTTGGTTGTTAGCAGGGTCTTTTGTCATGGGTAGTGGTGTGTGGTCCATGCATTTTGTTGGGATGCTTGCTCTGGATTATCATATGAAAATGGAATATGATGTACGGCTCACCCTGTTTTCTATGTTAGCCAGTTTCCTTTCTTCACTTATTGCTTTTTATATTATGAAGGAAAAGGATATTAATTGGTATAAAATTGTCATTGGTGGCGTTTTTATGGGTGGCGGGATTGTCACCATGCACTATATGGGAATGGCAGCGATGAAAATGAATGTTGAACCCTCATATGACAAAGTTCTTCTGACCTTGTCTGTTGTTATTGCTCTAGTTGCTTCATTTGCTGCTTTATTCTTATTTTATCGTTTTCGAAGCCAATCTTCATCTATTTGGTTAAAATGGTTGTCTGCTATTGTAATGGGTATTGCCATTTGTGGAATGCATTATACAGGAATGAAAGCGATGAGATTCCACGTTCATTCCCACATAATGATGGATGGAGAGCAAATAACTGATTCTTTTTTGTTATATGGAGTTACTGTAACGATATTTATTATTTTATTTGTATCCTGGGGGGCAGTTTTCTTTGACCGAACTGTTTTAGAGAAGTTAGCCTATCAAGATACCATTACCCGCTTACCAAATCGTAACGAAATGAATCGTTTTTTTGATACGTATAGTGGAAATGAAACCATTGGGGTTTTATTTTTAGATCTTGATCAATTTAAGTTAATTAATGATACTCTTGGCCATGATTTCGGTGATTTACTTATACACGAAGTGGGGAACCGTTTACGAAAGTTTATTAAAAGTGACCAACAGGTGTTTAGAATTGGTGGTGATGAGTTTTTAATCATTATAAAAGAATGTGATCAAGAACGAGCGGAACATTTGGCCGAAAAAATCTTGATGAGTGTGAAAGCTGTCTATCCTATTGATGGAAATGAATTGTATGTGACTGGCAGTATCGGCATTAGTATCGGCTCGATTAAGGAATCCAATCGTTCAATGCTTCTGAAGACCGCAGATACTGCCATGTATCGAGCAAAGGAATTGGGGAAAAACCAATATTGCGTATATAACGAGATTATGGGTATGAAGGAAATCCGAAAAATGGAACTCGAAAAGGATTTACAAAGAGCTCTAGAGGATAATCAATTTTATCTAGTCTACCAACCAAAGTGGAATGTAAAAACTAACAGTCTAGTAGGTTTTGAGGCATTAATACGATGGAATCATCCGCGGCTTGGGATAGTTTCTCCAAATGAGTTTATTCCGATAGCTGAGGAAACAGGCATCATTGTGCCAATCACAAGATGGGTTTTAGAAGAAGCATGCCATCAATGCAAACAATGGCAAACTCCAGGGAAAGCTCATCCTGTATCAGTCAATCTTTCTCTTAAACTTTTTCAAACAGATAATTTAACCGACTTTGTTCAACTAGTGTTAGAAAAGATAGAATTAGATCCACAATTGCTAGAGCTGGAGATTACTGAATCGATGGTATTATACGATATTAATGACATTATTCGACAACTGGAAGTGATTCGAGGACTTGGAGTCAAGATTTCAATGGATGATTTTGGTACAGGATACTCTTCAATTGGATTATTAGACCGAATCCCCATTGATTCACTTAAATTAGATCGTCTTTTTACAAATGATTTAGAAACACCTAGTAAGCGTGCAATTATCCATGCAATCCTTTTAATGGCTGAAACTCTGCAATTAGATGTCATTGCTGAGGGAGTAGAAAATAAAGAACATATTGAATCATTAACTAAACTAGGATGCACGATTATGCAGGGGTATTTTTACAGTAAGCCAATGGAAAATAAAGAAGTTGATAAATGGATTCAATCGAATGAATTGGTTCCATTAAACTAG
- a CDS encoding methyl-accepting chemotaxis protein, translating to MNISSIKNQSKQILDNVAVLSALEINLAMVEFNMKGEVIWVNDNFAQTLGYQPYEMIHMKHKQFCTLEFSTSKEYEELWEKLSKGEKFQGKIERVGKTGNRLWLEATYVPILDEKGQVEAVLKIATNITERENKTTEIVSKLKVMPENLVNKVMANSQENMKALQSLKSQTELISEVSRLIHKISSQTNMLALNAAIEAARAGEYGRGFKVVSDEVRKLSGQVDDAIKMVNENVENISNEVIKVSEITHNLEDIVVTTQLEFNQIMQELEDM from the coding sequence TTGAATATTTCTTCAATAAAAAATCAAAGCAAACAAATTTTGGATAATGTAGCGGTATTATCCGCATTGGAAATAAATTTAGCGATGGTTGAATTCAATATGAAGGGCGAAGTGATCTGGGTAAATGATAACTTTGCACAAACATTAGGTTATCAACCTTATGAAATGATACATATGAAGCATAAACAATTCTGTACACTTGAATTTAGCACCAGTAAAGAATATGAGGAATTATGGGAGAAACTCAGTAAAGGTGAAAAATTTCAAGGAAAGATTGAACGTGTTGGGAAAACAGGAAATCGATTATGGCTTGAAGCGACATATGTTCCTATTCTAGATGAAAAAGGTCAAGTGGAAGCTGTCTTAAAAATAGCTACAAATATTACAGAAAGGGAAAACAAAACAACTGAAATTGTCTCAAAATTAAAGGTGATGCCTGAAAATCTAGTAAATAAAGTAATGGCGAATTCTCAGGAAAATATGAAAGCACTTCAATCGTTAAAAAGCCAAACTGAGCTAATTAGTGAAGTATCTAGGTTGATTCATAAAATATCTTCACAAACAAATATGTTAGCTCTGAATGCAGCAATTGAAGCAGCACGAGCGGGAGAGTACGGTCGAGGGTTTAAAGTTGTTTCGGATGAAGTCCGTAAATTATCGGGTCAAGTAGATGATGCAATTAAAATGGTCAATGAGAATGTAGAAAACATATCAAATGAAGTAATCAAGGTAAGCGAAATCACTCACAACTTAGAGGATATTGTAGTAACTACTCAATTAGAATTTAATCAAATAATGCAGGAACTTGAAGATATGTAA
- the ybaK gene encoding Cys-tRNA(Pro) deacylase — MKIVKTNAMRILDKEKVHYRVLSYTADDGKIDGLSVAYKINKEAKMVYKTLISQSTSGSYYVYIIPVELELDLKKAAKAVGEKKIEMIPVKDIMKVSGYIRGGCSPIGMKKRYPTCVDESIRNLETIIISGGKIGAQIEMNIEDFIKVTNAQVDHLTK; from the coding sequence ATGAAAATAGTTAAGACGAATGCCATGCGGATATTGGATAAAGAAAAAGTTCATTATAGGGTGCTATCCTATACGGCAGATGATGGAAAAATTGATGGTCTGTCTGTTGCATATAAAATTAATAAGGAAGCTAAAATGGTTTATAAAACCTTGATTTCACAAAGTACAAGTGGATCATATTATGTTTATATTATTCCCGTAGAATTGGAGCTTGACCTAAAAAAAGCTGCTAAAGCTGTCGGAGAGAAAAAAATAGAAATGATACCTGTTAAGGATATTATGAAAGTTTCAGGATATATTCGTGGTGGATGTTCCCCCATAGGTATGAAAAAACGATATCCTACTTGTGTTGATGAAAGTATAAGAAACTTAGAAACAATTATTATTAGTGGTGGGAAAATTGGTGCTCAGATTGAAATGAATATAGAAGATTTCATAAAAGTAACAAATGCTCAAGTAGATCATTTAACTAAGTAA
- a CDS encoding EAL and GGDEF domain-containing protein, with product MNESNRRNHEMQYLNINKLSNQPSPELIKEMIDIRFALDQSTIVAITDQKGTIIYANQKFCDISKYKKEELIGQNHRILNSGYHPKSFFKNMWKTIGIGEVWSGEIKNMAKDGSFYWVHTTIVPFLNEKGRPYQYISIRYDISELKKLEEQLIYHSYHDELTGLPNRRCFNEELNTWLSMKSQTNQLAIIFLDIDRFKNVTDTLGHSKGDYLLKSISKRLSRHFNGIADVYRFGGDEFTIVVKNRSLDEVKEITRRVKALFKKPFTLHNNPYYFSVSIGISLSPQDGSDIETLVKKADIAMYRAKEAGNNSVQFFKNEAHETLSKNMKIESALRQAIEKKEFILHYQPLVDLNNQTIIGVEGLIRWNHPTLGIIPPSEFIPIAEETGLIIPISEWVLDAACQQIQQWQDSGLPPNNIALNLSPYLFEIDGLVETIQRMIQQYEIKPKLLELEITESIMQDPDRALFILKELKSLGVSLSIDDFGTGYSSLSYLRRFPIDTLKIDRSFIEDIKNDDGVLVETIIMMATNLGLNVIAEGIETKEQLQFLMDVSCPIGQGYLFSRPIPGEDIPNLFQKL from the coding sequence ATGAATGAATCCAACCGTAGAAACCACGAAATGCAATATCTTAACATAAATAAACTTAGTAACCAACCTTCTCCCGAATTAATTAAAGAAATGATTGATATCAGATTTGCCTTAGACCAATCAACTATTGTGGCAATTACAGATCAAAAAGGAACGATCATTTATGCTAATCAGAAATTCTGTGACATTTCAAAATACAAGAAGGAAGAACTAATTGGGCAAAATCATCGAATACTCAATTCTGGGTACCACCCAAAAAGCTTTTTTAAAAACATGTGGAAAACGATTGGTATTGGTGAAGTTTGGTCTGGAGAAATTAAAAACATGGCAAAGGACGGGTCCTTCTATTGGGTTCATACGACCATCGTCCCTTTTTTAAATGAAAAAGGGAGGCCTTATCAATATATTTCCATACGTTATGATATATCTGAGCTAAAAAAACTCGAAGAACAATTGATCTATCATTCATATCATGATGAATTAACCGGATTACCCAATCGTCGCTGTTTTAATGAAGAACTCAATACTTGGTTAAGTATGAAAAGCCAGACAAACCAACTGGCAATTATCTTTCTTGATATTGATCGATTTAAAAACGTCACAGATACATTAGGGCATTCGAAAGGAGATTATCTACTAAAATCAATTTCTAAGCGCTTATCCCGGCATTTTAATGGGATTGCAGATGTTTATCGGTTTGGTGGTGATGAATTTACCATTGTTGTAAAAAATCGATCACTTGATGAAGTAAAAGAAATTACTCGACGAGTAAAAGCACTATTTAAAAAACCATTTACATTACATAATAATCCATATTACTTTAGTGTAAGTATTGGCATTAGCCTTTCACCACAGGACGGATCGGATATCGAAACATTAGTTAAAAAGGCAGATATTGCTATGTATAGAGCAAAGGAAGCTGGAAATAATTCTGTTCAATTTTTTAAAAATGAAGCACATGAAACTTTATCTAAAAATATGAAAATCGAATCGGCATTAAGACAGGCAATTGAAAAAAAAGAATTTATTCTACACTATCAACCCCTTGTTGACTTAAATAATCAAACAATCATCGGCGTAGAAGGTTTAATCCGTTGGAATCACCCAACATTGGGCATTATTCCACCATCAGAGTTTATACCAATAGCTGAGGAAACAGGACTCATTATTCCAATAAGTGAATGGGTTCTAGATGCTGCTTGTCAGCAAATTCAGCAATGGCAAGATTCAGGTTTACCTCCTAACAATATCGCCCTAAATCTGTCTCCATATTTATTCGAAATAGATGGACTAGTCGAGACAATTCAAAGGATGATTCAGCAATATGAAATTAAACCCAAATTACTTGAACTTGAAATTACTGAGAGTATTATGCAAGATCCCGATAGGGCCTTGTTTATATTAAAAGAACTCAAATCCTTAGGAGTTTCACTTTCAATTGATGATTTCGGTACAGGATATTCTTCTCTTTCCTACTTAAGACGTTTCCCTATAGATACGTTGAAAATTGATCGATCTTTTATTGAGGATATTAAAAATGATGATGGGGTACTTGTAGAAACCATTATTATGATGGCTACTAATTTAGGATTAAATGTTATTGCTGAAGGTATTGAAACGAAAGAACAATTACAGTTTTTAATGGACGTTTCCTGCCCAATTGGCCAAGGCTATCTTTTTAGCCGTCCGATACCTGGAGAGGACATCCCAAATCTATTTCAAAAATTGTAA
- a CDS encoding indolepyruvate ferredoxin oxidoreductase subunit alpha: MAFVITSPCEAEKAGECVTVCPVDCIEKGPDQYFINPDLCIDCGACVSVCPVDAIFEEYDLTDEQQPYLEKAEKFFGIL, encoded by the coding sequence ATGGCCTTCGTTATTACAAGTCCATGTGAAGCGGAGAAAGCAGGAGAATGTGTAACCGTTTGTCCAGTCGATTGCATTGAGAAAGGTCCTGACCAATACTTTATCAATCCAGATCTATGTATTGATTGTGGGGCTTGTGTATCTGTATGTCCGGTAGATGCAATTTTTGAAGAATATGATTTAACTGATGAACAACAACCTTATTTAGAAAAAGCAGAAAAGTTTTTTGGGATTCTTTGA
- a CDS encoding superoxide dismutase, protein MGKFELPKLKYTFDALEPYIDKQTMEIHYGKHHQTYVDKLNAALEGKSELQSKSLKEILSDLGSLPEDIRTAIRNNGGGHFNHTLFWEIIAPFKEASAPSGKLAEVLNETFGNISIFEQQFADAATTRFGSGWAWLVVNKNGQLEVMSTPNQDNPIMEGKTPILCLDVWEHAYYLSYQNRRPEYIESFFNIIDWDVVAEKYEQAIS, encoded by the coding sequence ATGGGGAAATTTGAACTACCAAAATTAAAATATACATTTGATGCATTGGAACCATACATAGACAAGCAAACAATGGAAATTCACTATGGCAAACACCATCAAACATATGTAGATAAGTTAAATGCTGCACTAGAAGGGAAAAGTGAGTTACAAAGTAAATCATTAAAAGAAATACTTAGTGATTTGGGTTCATTACCTGAAGATATTAGAACAGCCATTAGAAATAATGGTGGAGGACATTTTAATCATACACTTTTCTGGGAGATTATTGCTCCGTTTAAAGAAGCATCTGCCCCTTCTGGAAAATTAGCAGAGGTGTTAAATGAAACGTTCGGAAATATTAGCATCTTTGAACAACAATTTGCTGATGCTGCAACCACTCGTTTTGGTTCTGGTTGGGCATGGCTTGTTGTTAATAAAAATGGTCAATTGGAAGTAATGAGCACACCAAATCAGGATAATCCGATTATGGAAGGCAAAACACCTATTCTTTGTCTTGATGTCTGGGAGCATGCATATTATTTAAGCTATCAAAATAGAAGACCGGAATATATTGAGAGTTTTTTCAATATTATTGATTGGGACGTAGTAGCAGAAAAATATGAGCAAGCCATAAGCTAA
- a CDS encoding VOC family protein, with translation MSLNVYLVFNGNCREAVEFYAKVFDTETPQIMSFADSPPNPEYPLPEEAKNLVMHARLTINGSTVMFSDTFPGMPFTVGNNINITIVSQSKDEITTYFHRLKEGGTVDMELQETFWSKCYGQLTDKFGIPWQLSYESEENK, from the coding sequence ATGTCTCTTAATGTATATTTAGTCTTTAATGGAAATTGTCGTGAAGCAGTTGAATTCTATGCGAAAGTTTTCGATACAGAAACACCGCAAATAATGAGTTTTGCTGATTCACCACCGAATCCGGAATACCCATTACCAGAGGAAGCAAAAAATTTAGTCATGCATGCGCGTCTTACTATAAACGGAAGTACTGTAATGTTTTCTGATACATTTCCTGGTATGCCATTCACTGTTGGAAACAATATTAATATAACCATCGTTAGTCAAAGTAAAGATGAAATTACAACATATTTTCATCGATTAAAAGAAGGTGGAACGGTGGATATGGAGCTCCAAGAAACATTTTGGAGTAAGTGCTACGGACAATTAACAGACAAATTTGGTATCCCTTGGCAGTTAAGCTATGAAAGCGAAGAAAATAAGTAA
- a CDS encoding ROK family protein, which yields MFGAIEAGGTKFVCAVGDERGNIIDRLQIPTTVPEETMTEVIGFFKKHSLNAIGVGSFGPIDVNSESPNYGMITTTPKLPWRNYPIVQALKDAFSLPIGFNTDVNAAALGEATLGAAKGLDSCIYITVGTGIGAGAVVQGKLLQGLSHPEMGHILVRRHHNDQYHGKCPYHKDCLEGLAAGPAIEERWGKKGIDLVDQKEVWDLEGYYIAQALMQYILIISPKRIILGGGVMKQKQVFASIYKYLNELLNDYVTLPDLKTYIVSPGLGDHAGITGALLLAHQAIKEEIQS from the coding sequence ATGTTTGGTGCAATTGAAGCTGGAGGAACAAAATTCGTTTGTGCAGTAGGAGATGAAAGGGGGAATATTATTGATCGGTTGCAGATCCCAACAACAGTGCCGGAAGAAACAATGACTGAGGTCATCGGATTTTTTAAGAAACATTCATTAAATGCGATCGGGGTCGGTTCATTTGGACCAATTGATGTAAATTCTGAAAGTCCAAACTATGGAATGATCACCACTACACCTAAACTACCGTGGAGAAACTATCCAATTGTACAAGCATTGAAGGATGCATTTTCTCTACCGATTGGTTTCAATACTGATGTAAATGCAGCTGCCTTAGGGGAAGCGACTCTTGGAGCGGCTAAGGGATTGGACAGCTGTATATATATTACAGTTGGTACCGGAATTGGTGCAGGTGCTGTTGTTCAGGGGAAACTTCTTCAAGGTCTATCCCATCCTGAAATGGGACATATCTTAGTAAGGCGACATCATAATGATCAGTATCATGGAAAATGCCCTTACCATAAGGATTGCTTAGAGGGGCTCGCAGCCGGACCTGCTATTGAGGAGCGATGGGGCAAAAAAGGAATCGATTTAGTAGATCAGAAGGAAGTATGGGATTTAGAAGGTTACTATATTGCACAAGCTCTTATGCAATATATTTTAATCATATCACCAAAACGAATCATACTAGGTGGTGGAGTGATGAAGCAGAAGCAAGTGTTTGCTTCTATATATAAGTATCTTAATGAGTTGCTAAATGATTATGTCACCTTACCTGATCTAAAGACATATATCGTAAGTCCAGGGCTAGGAGATCACGCAGGGATTACAGGCGCTCTTTTGCTAGCACATCAAGCTATAAAAGAAGAGATTCAGAGCTAA
- a CDS encoding glycoside hydrolase family 1 protein — translation MLNNLQGTKETYRFPKNFWWGSAASGPQTEGASQCDGRKPSIWDYWFSVEPGCFYNEVGPEHTSDFYHRYKQDIKLMKETGHNSFRTSIQWSRLIPDGIGQVNQKAVDFYNNVIDELIANDIEPFLNLYHFDMPMCMQEKGGWESREVIEAYVKFAENCFQLFGDRVKYWFTFNEPIVPVEAGYLYDLHYPRVVDFKRGAQVAHHTIVAHAKAVEVFKKLNIDGKIGIILNLTPSYPRCLDAVDVKAAHIADLFFNRSFLDPVTKGEYPKELIDILRERELLPNVEAEDLSVIKNNPIDILGVNYYQPRRVKAKESPVSEDEAFMPEHLFDPYIMPGRKINPHRGWEICEEVIYDIMIDLRDHYENIPFFISENGMGVEGEEKFRNDEGYIEDDYRIEFIQEHLKWVHKGIGEGANCLGYHLWTFMDNWSWTNAYKNRYGLVEVDLNNNLKRTIKKSGKWYKEVSQNNGF, via the coding sequence TTGCTAAATAATTTACAAGGTACGAAAGAAACCTATCGCTTTCCAAAGAATTTCTGGTGGGGAAGTGCTGCATCAGGTCCACAAACAGAAGGTGCCTCACAATGTGACGGTCGAAAACCGAGCATATGGGATTATTGGTTCAGTGTCGAGCCAGGGTGTTTCTATAATGAAGTGGGCCCAGAGCATACATCTGATTTCTATCATCGGTATAAGCAAGACATTAAACTAATGAAAGAAACGGGACATAATTCCTTTCGAACGTCTATACAATGGTCGCGATTGATTCCAGATGGGATCGGACAAGTGAACCAGAAGGCGGTTGATTTTTATAATAACGTCATCGATGAACTAATTGCTAATGATATAGAACCTTTCTTGAATTTATACCATTTTGATATGCCTATGTGTATGCAGGAGAAGGGTGGCTGGGAAAGTAGGGAAGTCATTGAGGCATACGTGAAATTTGCAGAAAATTGTTTTCAATTATTTGGGGATAGAGTGAAGTATTGGTTTACATTTAATGAACCTATTGTCCCAGTCGAGGCAGGATATTTATATGATTTACATTATCCAAGAGTAGTAGATTTCAAAAGAGGGGCACAGGTTGCTCATCATACCATTGTCGCTCATGCAAAGGCAGTTGAGGTTTTTAAAAAATTAAATATAGATGGAAAAATAGGTATTATTCTTAATTTGACCCCATCTTATCCACGCTGTTTGGATGCTGTCGACGTAAAAGCTGCTCATATTGCGGATTTATTCTTTAACCGTAGTTTCCTTGATCCTGTAACAAAAGGAGAGTATCCGAAAGAATTAATTGATATCTTACGTGAAAGAGAACTACTACCAAACGTAGAAGCTGAGGATTTATCTGTCATAAAAAACAATCCAATTGATATTTTAGGAGTGAACTATTATCAGCCACGCCGAGTAAAAGCAAAGGAATCCCCCGTATCAGAAGATGAAGCCTTTATGCCTGAACATCTATTTGATCCTTATATTATGCCTGGAAGGAAAATCAATCCTCATCGTGGCTGGGAAATATGCGAGGAAGTTATATATGACATAATGATCGATCTTCGTGACCATTATGAGAATATCCCATTTTTTATTTCAGAGAATGGAATGGGTGTTGAGGGAGAAGAAAAATTCCGTAATGATGAAGGGTATATTGAGGATGATTATCGGATTGAGTTTATCCAAGAACACTTAAAGTGGGTGCATAAAGGTATTGGTGAGGGAGCGAATTGCTTAGGTTATCACCTTTGGACGTTCATGGATAACTGGTCATGGACAAATGCCTATAAGAATCGATATGGATTAGTCGAAGTAGATTTGAATAATAATTTAAAAAGAACGATTAAGAAATCAGGGAAATGGTATAAAGAAGTCTCACAAAATAATGGATTTTAA
- the manA gene encoding mannose-6-phosphate isomerase, class I — translation MYNNEPIFLQPVFQERIWGGQKLKTEFSYEIPFEKTGEAWAISAHLHGPSVITNGPLTGKTLADAWNEHKELFNRETVDSGEYPLLVKILDAADDLSVQVHPNDQFAREVEGVPLGKTECWYVLSAEEGAELVLGHHAKTSEEFTRMVDKGEWDKLLRRVKVKAGDFVYVPSGTIHAIGKGIVILETQQSSDITYRVYDYDRMDSDGNKRELHLERAKQVTTIPHQDAYVKPVETIQGGLCEKKLVQEQYFTVYHWQLNGQATCKMTANFLQVSVIKGHAVLDIDGKSFVLTKGSHFILPYGIREYTLDGEAEFIVSHE, via the coding sequence ATGTACAATAATGAACCGATTTTTTTACAGCCGGTCTTTCAAGAACGAATTTGGGGAGGGCAGAAATTAAAAACAGAATTTTCTTATGAGATCCCGTTTGAGAAGACGGGTGAGGCATGGGCGATTTCTGCGCATTTACATGGGCCAAGTGTCATTACTAATGGTCCTCTAACTGGGAAAACATTAGCTGATGCATGGAATGAACATAAGGAGCTTTTTAATAGGGAGACCGTCGATTCTGGAGAGTATCCATTATTAGTTAAAATTCTTGATGCAGCTGATGATTTATCTGTTCAAGTTCATCCAAATGATCAGTTTGCACGTGAAGTTGAAGGTGTCCCCTTAGGTAAAACAGAATGCTGGTATGTATTAAGCGCCGAAGAAGGGGCGGAGCTTGTGCTAGGCCATCATGCTAAAACATCTGAGGAATTTACTCGAATGGTCGATAAGGGAGAATGGGATAAGCTCTTAAGGCGAGTAAAAGTAAAAGCAGGAGATTTTGTCTATGTTCCAAGTGGGACAATTCATGCGATTGGAAAGGGGATTGTCATTCTAGAAACTCAACAGAGCTCAGATATTACCTATCGCGTATACGACTATGATCGTATGGATTCCGATGGGAATAAAAGAGAGTTGCATTTGGAGCGCGCAAAGCAAGTAACGACTATTCCACACCAAGATGCTTATGTTAAGCCAGTAGAAACGATTCAAGGTGGTCTATGTGAAAAGAAGCTGGTACAGGAACAGTATTTTACCGTTTATCACTGGCAATTGAATGGACAGGCTACTTGCAAAATGACTGCGAATTTTTTACAGGTGAGTGTTATTAAGGGGCATGCAGTTCTCGATATTGATGGAAAGTCTTTCGTGTTAACAAAGGGTAGTCATTTTATCCTTCCATACGGAATTCGGGAGTATACGTTAGATGGGGAAGCAGAATTTATAGTATCACATGAATAA
- a CDS encoding VOC family protein, with protein sequence MNPHITVITLGVDDLERSLLFYRDGLGLPTKGIVGQEFEHGAVAFFDLQAGVKLAIWNRKDIAYDTKISQSAPSPTEFTIGHNVGSKEDVDRVMEQARKANATITVPPHDTFWGGYSGYFQDPDGHLWEIVWNPNMEG encoded by the coding sequence ATGAACCCGCATATTACTGTCATTACTTTGGGTGTAGATGATTTAGAAAGATCGCTGTTATTTTATCGAGATGGACTGGGACTACCTACAAAAGGTATAGTTGGACAGGAATTTGAGCATGGTGCAGTCGCCTTTTTTGATTTACAAGCGGGTGTAAAGCTTGCTATTTGGAACCGGAAAGATATAGCTTATGATACAAAGATCAGTCAAAGCGCACCAAGTCCAACTGAATTTACGATTGGGCATAATGTTGGAAGCAAGGAAGATGTAGATAGGGTAATGGAGCAAGCAAGGAAAGCAAATGCAACGATAACAGTACCTCCTCATGATACTTTTTGGGGTGGATACTCTGGCTATTTTCAAGATCCAGATGGTCATTTATGGGAGATAGTTTGGAATCCTAATATGGAGGGATAG